TTACCTGAACCAATCATTACAACTTCTTTTGCTGGTAATACCCCAAATTGATTCATTAATGTTTGGACAGCTCCAGCTCCATAAATACCAGGAAGATCATTATTTTCAAAAGCTAAGAACTTTTCACTTGCACCAGTTGCAACGATTACTGCTTTACTTTTGATTTTTATATAAGTATCATTATGTAAAATGGTCGCAACTTTATCTTGATATAAACCTAATAAAGACGCTTGATTATAAACTATTAGATTAGGATGATTGATAACTTTATCTATTAAGATTTTTGCAATATCAAAACCTCTAGTTTTCGCATATTGCTGTTTTGATCCAAAAAACTTATGTGTTTGTTTAACGAGTTGTCCACCTAACGATAACCCTCTATCAACGATAACCACTTTTAAATTGCTCTCAAGCAGCATATTTGCAGCACAAAGTCCTGAAGGTCCTCCACCAATGATTAAAACATCTGTATAAATCATTTATAGACCCCCTTATCAGCTTGTCTTTCAATAACCATGCCAGCCTTAAGTTTTGTCATACAAGTTTTTACATTAGGTTTTCCATCAACAATCATCTTGCATGATGAACAATTCCCTATTGCACAGTAAAAGCCTCTAGGTCTTTTTAGTTTAATGCTTAAACTAAAAACATTGATTCCTAGATTAACTAATGCAGAAGCGATGGTATCTCCCATTTTACCAACAACTTTTTTGCCTTCAAAAATAAATTCAATGTCTTCTTGTTCCTCAAATCTTAAAATCGGATGTGAATCTATGCGCATATCTATGCCCTCTTTTAGATAATTTGGTGTTTAATCTTCAATTTTTTGTCAATTGCGTTTGCTGCTTTTTTTCCTGCTCCCATAGCTAAAATAACTGTTGCTGAACCGGTTACTGCATCTCCTCCTGCATAAACATAATCTTTTGTTGTAAGTCCAGTACTTTCTTCTACTATTAAGCATCCCCATTTATTTACTTCTAGATTTTTAGTTGTTTGTGATATTAAAGGATTTGGTGTTGTACCAACTGCAACAACTAAAACATCTATATTTAAATCAAAATTAGAATTCTCAACTGGAATAGGTCGTCTTCTGCCAGAAGCATCTTTTTCTCCTAATTCCATTTTAATACAGTTAACTTTCTTAACAAATCCTTTATTATCTCCAATAACTTTTGTAGGATGTGTTAGTATATTAAAAATAACTCCCTCTTCTATAGCATGTTCTATTTCTTCTGATCTTGCAGGAAGTTCTTCCATTGATCTTCGATAAATGATATGAACTTCTTTTGCTCCTAGTCTTATGGCAGATCTTGCTGCATCAATTGCAACATTTCCACCACCAACGACACCGACAATTTCTCCTCTATAAATTGGAGTCGCTTGTGTTTTGTCATATGCTTTCATCAAATTAATTCTTGTTAAAAACTCATTTGCAGAGTAAACTCCGTTTAACTCTTCACCTTCAATATTTAGAAATTTAGGTAATCCTGCCCCTGTACCTAAAAAAACTGCTTCATAACCGTCTTCAAACAAATCACTAATATATAGGGTTTTACCAATAATCATACTTGTCTGAATACAAGCGCCTTGTTTAATTAATTGATCAATTTCTTTTTTAACGATTTCTTTAGGTAATCTAAATTCTGGAATACCATATACTAATACACCACCTGGTGTATGTAAACTTTCAAAAATAGTAACATCATATCCTAGCTGTAAAAGTTGGCTTGCACAAGATAGTCCTGCTGGCCCACTGCCTGCAATTGCAACTTTTATATTATTTTTTTCTCTTTTAATATTCTTTAATTCTATATTTTCTTGATAATGATGGTCAGCTACAAATCTTTCTAATCTTCCAATACCTACTGCTTCACCTTTGATACCTCTAACACAAGCACTTTCACATTGTACTTCCTGTGGACACACTCTGCCACAAACAGCAGGTAATACACTATCATTTAATATGATTTGATATGCATCTTCAAAATTAGATTGTTTGATTTGTCTAATAAATCCTGGAATATCAATCCCCACAGGACAAGCTGCAACACAAGGCTTATGTTTACATTCTAAACATCTTTCTGCTTCAAAAATCGCATCATTAGAATCATAACCTAGCGATACTTCTTCAAAATTTTTTATTCTAATGGATGGATCTATGGTTGGCATTTTTGTTTTATGCTTCTCTAGATTCATGAATGTCCACCTTTTTCAGCTAAGCACTTATAATTTTTAGTTTCTGTTTCTTTATACATGTTGTTTCTAGATTGTAATAAATCAAAGTCAACCAAATGACCATCAAAATCTGGTCCATCAACACATGCAAATTTTATGTCTTTTCCAACTTTTACTCTGCATCCTCCGCACATGCCAGTTCCATCAACCATAATTGGATTGAGACTAACTGTAGTTCCTATGTTATATTTAGCTGTCAACTGACTAACCATTTTCATCATAATGATTGGACCTATCGCAAAAACATGGTCATATGTTTGCCCGTTTTTTAATAGATCAGATAATATATCAGTCACAAATCCTTTTGTCTGATAACTGCCATCATCAGTAGAAACAAAAACATGATTTGCTATTTTTTCAAATTTTTGATGTAGGATCATATCATTTTTTGATTTAAATCCTATGATTACATCTACTTCTACATTTTTTAAAGATAAAGCTTTTGCAACTGGATAAGCGATTGCGCAACCCACACCACCACCTATGACACAAACTTTTTTAAATCCCTCAATATGTGTTGGTTTTCCAAGTGGACCTACAAGATCTAGGATATCATCTCCAACATTAAGTTCATTTAATTCATAGGTTGTAGAACCTATGACTTGAAATATAATTGTTAATAAACCATTTTCATGATCCATATCTGAGATTGTTAAAGGAATTCTTTCTGATTTTTCATTAATTCTAAGCATAACAAATTGGCCTGCTTGCGCATGCTTTAAAATTTGAGGTGCATATATCTTCATTTCTGTTACTGATTTACTAAGCACTTTTTTAGATATAATTTTATTCATAAATAAAAAACCTTCTTCGTTTTATTTTATTATATCATCAAAAATATACAAAAAGAAGTATCAAAAAGAAAAGCCCTTAAGATTTATCTTAAGGACTCTATTTTATACGCTAGATTTTAGTAGTCTTTGTTCTCTTCTGTCTATATCAATTTTCGGCATAAAATCAATTCGATTATAAAAGAATATACCTACAAAAATTATTAAAACATTGCTAATTAGCATTGCATACCATATACCACTACTTCCGATCTGTGTTGTATATTTAAATATTAATATAGCTGGTATACGTAGTATCCATAATCTTGCAATTGAAAATGCAAACGTGAATTTCGTATTACCGGTTCCATTAAATGTACCCATAAATGTCTGAAATATACC
The sequence above is drawn from the Mariniplasma anaerobium genome and encodes:
- a CDS encoding (2Fe-2S)-binding protein; translation: MRIDSHPILRFEEQEDIEFIFEGKKVVGKMGDTIASALVNLGINVFSLSIKLKRPRGFYCAIGNCSSCKMIVDGKPNVKTCMTKLKAGMVIERQADKGVYK
- the gltA gene encoding NADPH-dependent glutamate synthase, which codes for MNLEKHKTKMPTIDPSIRIKNFEEVSLGYDSNDAIFEAERCLECKHKPCVAACPVGIDIPGFIRQIKQSNFEDAYQIILNDSVLPAVCGRVCPQEVQCESACVRGIKGEAVGIGRLERFVADHHYQENIELKNIKREKNNIKVAIAGSGPAGLSCASQLLQLGYDVTIFESLHTPGGVLVYGIPEFRLPKEIVKKEIDQLIKQGACIQTSMIIGKTLYISDLFEDGYEAVFLGTGAGLPKFLNIEGEELNGVYSANEFLTRINLMKAYDKTQATPIYRGEIVGVVGGGNVAIDAARSAIRLGAKEVHIIYRRSMEELPARSEEIEHAIEEGVIFNILTHPTKVIGDNKGFVKKVNCIKMELGEKDASGRRRPIPVENSNFDLNIDVLVVAVGTTPNPLISQTTKNLEVNKWGCLIVEESTGLTTKDYVYAGGDAVTGSATVILAMGAGKKAANAIDKKLKIKHQII
- a CDS encoding sulfide/dihydroorotate dehydrogenase-like FAD/NAD-binding protein: MNKIISKKVLSKSVTEMKIYAPQILKHAQAGQFVMLRINEKSERIPLTISDMDHENGLLTIIFQVIGSTTYELNELNVGDDILDLVGPLGKPTHIEGFKKVCVIGGGVGCAIAYPVAKALSLKNVEVDVIIGFKSKNDMILHQKFEKIANHVFVSTDDGSYQTKGFVTDILSDLLKNGQTYDHVFAIGPIIMMKMVSQLTAKYNIGTTVSLNPIMVDGTGMCGGCRVKVGKDIKFACVDGPDFDGHLVDFDLLQSRNNMYKETETKNYKCLAEKGGHS